A region of Diospyros lotus cultivar Yz01 chromosome 3, ASM1463336v1, whole genome shotgun sequence DNA encodes the following proteins:
- the LOC127798333 gene encoding ATP synthase subunit d, mitochondrial — protein MSGTVKKVADVAFKAGKTIDWEGMAKLIVSDEARKEFATLRRAFDEVNSALQTKFSQEPEPIDWEYYRKGIGSRLVDMYKEAYDSIEVPKYVDTVTPQYKPKFDALLVELKETEEKSLKESERLEKEIAEVQELKKKLSTMTADEYFEKHPELKKKFDDEIRNDYWGY, from the exons ATGAGTGGAACGGTGAAGAAAGTAGCGGATGTAGCCTTCAAGGCTGGGAAGACGATTGATTGGGAAGGCATGGCCAAGCTTATCGTCTCCGATGAGGCACGCAAGGAGTTCGCTACCCTCCGCCGCGCCTTCGACGAAGTCAACTCCGCTCTCCAGACCAAGTTCAGTCAG GAACCAGAGCCTATTGACTGGGAATACTATAGAAAAGGAATTGGATCTCGCTTGGTTGACATGTACAAAGAAGCATATGACA GCATTGAAGTTCCGAAGTATGTTGATACTGTTACTCCTCAATACAAACCCAAGTTTGATGCTCTG TTGGTGGAACTGAAAGAAACAGAAGAGAAATCTCTTAAGGAATCTGAAAGATTAGAGAAAGAAATTGCTGAAGTCCAAGAGTTgaag AAAAAGCTCAGTACCATGACAGCAGATGAATACTTTGAGAAGCACCCAGAGTTGAAGAAGAAGTTTGATGATGAAATCCGTAATGATTATTGGGGCTATTGA
- the LOC127796355 gene encoding adenylate kinase isoenzyme 6 homolog isoform X2, whose product MSQSRKKPNILVTGTPGTGKTTTASALVEATSLRHINIGDLVRERNLHDGWDDQLDCHIINEDLVCDELEEMMEEGGNIVDYHGCDFFPERWFDCVVVLQTENSVLYDRLTKRGYTGAKLTNNMECEIFQVLLEEAKNSYSEDIVVPLRSDTIDDMDRNVATLTDWARNWQPRC is encoded by the exons ATGTCGCAGAGTAGGAAGAAACCGAACATACTGGTGACAGGGACGCCGGGCACCGGGAAGACGACGACCGCGTCGGCGTTGGTGGAAGCCACCAGCCTCCGCCACATCAACATCGGCGACCTCGTTAGGGAGAGAAATTTGCATGATGGCTGGGACGACCAGCTCGACTGCCACATCATTAACGAAGACCTC GTCTGTGATGAGCTTGAGGAAATGATGGAAGAAGGGGGAAACATTGTGGACTACCATGGTTGTGACTTCTTTCCTGAGCGTTGGTTTGATTGTGTGGTGGTGCTTCAAACTGAGAACTCTGTGTTGTATGATCGCTTGACCAAGAG AGGTTACACGGGTGCAAAGCTTACTAACAACATGGAATGCGAAATATTTCAAGTGTTGCTGGAAGAGgctaaaaatagttattcagaAGATATTGTGGTGCCATTAAGGAGCGACACAATTGACGACATGGACCGGAATGTGGCAACTCTGACAGATTGGGCTAGGAATTGGCAACCTCGATGCTAA
- the LOC127796355 gene encoding adenylate kinase isoenzyme 6 homolog isoform X1, with protein sequence MSQSRKKPNILVTGTPGTGKTTTASALVEATSLRHINIGDLVRERNLHDGWDDQLDCHIINEDLVMLTLVCDELEEMMEEGGNIVDYHGCDFFPERWFDCVVVLQTENSVLYDRLTKRGYTGAKLTNNMECEIFQVLLEEAKNSYSEDIVVPLRSDTIDDMDRNVATLTDWARNWQPRC encoded by the exons ATGTCGCAGAGTAGGAAGAAACCGAACATACTGGTGACAGGGACGCCGGGCACCGGGAAGACGACGACCGCGTCGGCGTTGGTGGAAGCCACCAGCCTCCGCCACATCAACATCGGCGACCTCGTTAGGGAGAGAAATTTGCATGATGGCTGGGACGACCAGCTCGACTGCCACATCATTAACGAAGACCTCGTAATGCTAACCCTA GTCTGTGATGAGCTTGAGGAAATGATGGAAGAAGGGGGAAACATTGTGGACTACCATGGTTGTGACTTCTTTCCTGAGCGTTGGTTTGATTGTGTGGTGGTGCTTCAAACTGAGAACTCTGTGTTGTATGATCGCTTGACCAAGAG AGGTTACACGGGTGCAAAGCTTACTAACAACATGGAATGCGAAATATTTCAAGTGTTGCTGGAAGAGgctaaaaatagttattcagaAGATATTGTGGTGCCATTAAGGAGCGACACAATTGACGACATGGACCGGAATGTGGCAACTCTGACAGATTGGGCTAGGAATTGGCAACCTCGATGCTAA
- the LOC127798231 gene encoding E3 ubiquitin-protein ligase RSL1 — MSHPNDNRTVTTSTDPDDGFETIAAQRRELMAAQALESDLDLAFRLQMQEAIDASLSLCPPSSSPPRPAQPQEDEDVVFNLSILQAEELDRFERERRDRLVAEAEMKRIKEDLHRRIHDYKVADEIHYMAEDDWDEYGDNFARPYGEGTSSSSSSSSNGVNTSVETFRVYFNGLLLDERALGTKVPLAGIGVAICDSRDNLIFELKKPLTGNGTNRQAAQAKALIEGLNAAIDLDLKRVVFYCDCFPLFQFVTGRWSPKQRKIKTLVNQVTLLRKNFLYSAPVLVARNDIKFAFTLAREAIVSQINRPSDYGAANNKFETCVICLEDREIGQIFSVDGCLHRYCFSCMKQHVEVKLLHGIVPKCPHDSCDSLLKIESCGQFLTPRLIEIMSQRIKEASIPAAEKVYCPYPKCSVLMSKSETLEFSKNTLDQFEESGVRKCVKCQRLFCINCKVPWHENMSCILYKIRNPYPPVEDVKLKSLADRNLWRQCIKCKHMIELAAGCYHMTCRCGYEFCYTCGAEWMNKKATCSCPLWDEGNILYDEEEEEDEGNMSDDGGDYYPDFYDSSEDDFY; from the exons ATGTCGCACCCAAACGACAACCGAACGGTGACGACGAGCACCGATCCGGACGACGGCTTCGAAACCATCGCCGCCCAGCGCCGCGAGCTCATGGCGGCCCAAGCCCTAGAGTCCGATCTCGACCTCGCCTTCCGCCTCCAGATGCAGGAGGCGATCGAcgcctctctatctctctgccCTCCCTCCTCCTCGCCTCCCCGCCCGGCTCAACCACAGGAGGACGAAGATGTTGTCTTCAACCTTTCCATTCTCCAGGCCGAAGAGCTTGACAGGTTCGAGCGGGAGCGTCGCGATCGCCTCGTGGCCGAGGCCGAGATGAAGAGAATCAAAGAAGATCTCCACCGCCGAATCCACGATTATAAAGTCGCCGACGAGATTCATTACATGGCGGAGGACGATTGGGACGAGTACGGCGACAACTTCGCACGTCCCTACGGGGAGGGCACGTCTTCGTCGTCGTCGTCTTCGTCCAACGGTGTAAATACGTCAGTGGAAACTTTTAGGGTGTATTTCAATGGTTTACTGTTGGACGAGAGGGCCCTGGGTACGAAGGTTCCGTTGGCCGGGATTGGTGTCGCGATTTGTGATTCCAGGGACAATTTGATTTTCGAGTTGAAGAAGCCGTTAACTGGGAATGGGACGAACCGGCAGGCCGCCCAAGCCAAGGCTTTGATTGAAGGATTAAACGCGGCCATTGATTTGGATTTGAAGAGGGTCGTATTCTACTGTGATTGCTTTCCCCTCTTCCAATTT GTTACAGGTCGATGGTCACCTAAACAACGGAAGATTAAAACATTAGTTAATCAGGTGACACTACTTAGGAAAAATTTTTTGTACTCAGCTCCAGTTCTTGTGGCTAGGAATGATATCAAATTTGCATTTACGCTGGCACGAGAGGCAATAGTTTCTCAGATTAACAGGCCTTCAGATTATGGTGCTGCCAATAACAAGTTTGAAACTTGTGTTATTTGCTTAGAAGATAGAGAAATTGGCCAGATTTTCTCAGTTGATGGTTGTTTGCATCGATATTGCTTTTCTTGTATGAAACAACATGTGGAAGTTAAGTTGCTACATGGGATAGTTCCCAAATGCCCTCATGACAGCTGTGACTCTCTGCTAAAAATTGAGAGCTGTGGACAATTCTTGACTCCTAGATTAATTGAGATAATGAGCCAACGCATAAAAGAAGCGTCCATTCCTGCCGCTGAGAAAGTTTATTGTCCCTATCCAAAGTGCTCAGTGCTAATGTCGAAGAGTGAGACATTGGAGTTTTCAAAGAACACATTAGATCAGTTTGAAGAATCTGGAGTTAGAAAATGCGTGAAATGTCAACGGCTTTTTTGCATCAATTGCAAGGTTCCTTGGCATGAAAATATGAGCTGCATTCTCTACAAGATTAGAAATCCTTATCCCCCTGTGGAAGATGTAAAGCTGAAGAGTCTTGCTGATAGGAATCTCTGGCGTCAGTGCATAAAGTGTAAGCATATGATTGAACTTGCTGCAGGCTGCTACCACATGACTTGCAG GTGTGGTTATGAGTTCTGCTATACTTGTGGAGCTGAGTGGATGAACAAGAAGGCGACGTGCTCCTGCCCGCTCTGGGATGAAGGAAATATATTGTacgatgaagaggaagaagaagatgaaggaaataTGTCCGATGATGGAGGGGATTACTATCCCGACTTCTATGACTCATCTGAGGATGATTTTTATTAG
- the LOC127796536 gene encoding LOB domain-containing protein 1-like: MSTSSTNNSVSPSSPSSPPPVAPPASSRHVSVVSPCAACKILRRRCAEKCVLAPYFPPTDPLKFTTAHRVFGASNIIKFLQELPECQRADAVSSMVYEANARLRDPVYGSAGAICQLQKQVSELQAQLAKAQAELVTMQSQNANLVAMICMEMAQSPQASPPPPPPPPQQSNFDNFISNPQSFYSINPSFLDENNLNSLWEPLWT; the protein is encoded by the exons ATGAGTACATCATCTACCAATAACTCTGTTTCACCATCATCGCCATCTTCTCCACCTCCGGTGGCTCCTCCGGCTTCATCAAGGCATGTTTCGGTGGTAAGCCCCTGCGCTGCGTGTAAGATCCTGCGGCGGAGGTGCGCCGAGAAGTGCGTGCTGGCGCCCTACTTTCCGCCCACTGATCCGCTCAAGTTCACCACCGCCCACCGCGTCTTTGGCGCCAGCAACATTATCAAGTTCTTGCAG GAACTCCCAGAGTGCCAAAGGGCAGATGCAGTGAGCAGTATGGTTTATGAAGCCAATGCCAGGCTCAGAGACCCAGTTTATGGCTCAGCAGGCGCAATTTGCCAGCTCCAGAAGCAAGTCAGTGAGCTCCAAGCCCAGCTAGCCAAGGCACAAGCCGAGCTGGTCACCATGCAATCCCAGAATGCAAATCTGGTGGCCATGATCTGCATGGAAATGGCTCAATCTCCACAAgcctcgccgccgccgccgccgccgccgccgcagcAATCTAATTTCGACAACTTCATCAGTAATCCCCAGAGTTTCTACAGCATCAATCCCAGCTTCCTGGATGAGAACAATCTTAACTCATTATGGGAGCCTCTCTGGACATGA